DNA sequence from the Bacillus pumilus genome:
TTCATTTATTTTTCAACAGATTTCTATTAAAATGTCATAAATTCGACATAAATTTATATTATTGCACACACAATAAATTTCTAGGATTTTGAAAAGTTGAGAGTTGAAGGCAAAGGACAAACAATCAAGAACTTTGTCAAATTTAGGTTTACCACAATAAAAAAGTTTGGTCAAATTTCAATTTAACTTAATGAAATTTTATCTAGGTAAACAATTTCAAAATAGGTATCCCCACATTTAACAAAAACCTTACTCATTTTAACGCAAGTTCACAAGAAAAGAAAGTATCGATCCTCTGTGTATACGCTGTAAGAATTGGTAATGATGCTGAATTAGTGGAATCTCGCTAAAGACTTCCAACAAAAAACCGGCTCAGCGCCGGCACTCTGCATTTATTCATCTCTCACTAAGATGTCAGGTCGTCTATAGATCTTCCCTTCATGTTCAATGTCCATGTACGTCCACTTGCCTGTATACGTTAAAAAGCGGTTGCCCTCTTTTTCTACAACAATCGTATCCTCTGATTTCAGTCCAGGCAATGAAGGGTTCCATGTAAACACTTGATGAAGCTGAATTTCTTCCTTCGATGAGGGAACAGCAATGATTTCCCTAGATACAAATCCCGTCTTTCCCCCTTGATGAAGCTTTTTCCAGCTATCAGGGAAGCCCTCTTTTTCGTACTGAGCAATACCTGCTTTCAGAACATCTCCTAATGTTTCCCCAGGACGTGTGGCGGCATTCATGACCGTGTCAATTCGTGCTAGCCGCTCTTTGTTCTCTTCAAGCTCCTTCGGAAGCTGACCAAAGTAAACAGACCTTGTAACATTTGCAACGAGCCCGTGCCGCTCCGCGCAGAGAACAACAAGCGCGTGCTTTTGAAGAGCTTTATCTGTTGGAATCGGGTGACGGTATTGATGGATCCGGTCATCCGTTGCCACAAGCAGGACTTCTATCGTCATCCCTTGCGCAATGGCTCTTTGAGCAACAAGCGAAGCAATCTCGTGCTCGGTCTGCCCTGGAACGATTTCTTGACAGACACTTTCTACAATGACCGCTGTTTCATGACAGAGCGTTTCATATTGTCT
Encoded proteins:
- a CDS encoding M24 family metallopeptidase, with product MIEQVRELMEEKQLEGVLIQKRNNFSWLTGGRRNHIVLNTPEGVCQLLVLKDDLVLIVNQMEEKRIIEEEMAYVDHPFQVVTMDWYEDETPYIQELTKGKRIGTDIQMDGFEWIEPDLSNIRSILTASQLRQYETLCHETAVIVESVCQEIVPGQTEHEIASLVAQRAIAQGMTIEVLLVATDDRIHQYRHPIPTDKALQKHALVVLCAERHGLVANVTRSVYFGQLPKELEENKERLARIDTVMNAATRPGETLGDVLKAGIAQYEKEGFPDSWKKLHQGGKTGFVSREIIAVPSSKEEIQLHQVFTWNPSLPGLKSEDTIVVEKEGNRFLTYTGKWTYMDIEHEGKIYRRPDILVRDE